One Pleurocapsa sp. PCC 7327 DNA segment encodes these proteins:
- the apcD gene encoding allophycocyanin subunit alpha-B, with the protein MSIVKQVILNADEELRYPTPGELRLFQNFCQSGEKRIRIANKLAANEKRLVERGSARFWRRCPVTPSNSGNMRKTASCQRDQGWYIRLIAYCVLAGNEQPLAEIGTIGMKEMYQSLGIPIFNWVEALKCLKEEAIALLGEEDAAEVTPYFDHIIQTLALPGPPYYMNDK; encoded by the coding sequence ATGAGTATAGTCAAACAAGTGATTCTTAACGCCGATGAAGAACTTCGCTATCCTACTCCTGGCGAACTCCGCCTATTTCAAAATTTCTGCCAGTCGGGAGAGAAGCGAATCCGCATCGCTAACAAGCTAGCGGCAAACGAAAAGAGGTTAGTAGAAAGAGGCTCGGCGAGGTTTTGGCGACGTTGTCCGGTTACGCCCAGCAATAGCGGCAATATGAGAAAAACAGCTTCCTGCCAGCGCGATCAAGGCTGGTATATTCGCTTAATTGCTTACTGCGTTTTAGCTGGAAACGAGCAGCCCCTCGCAGAGATCGGCACGATTGGCATGAAGGAAATGTACCAATCTTTGGGCATTCCTATATTTAATTGGGTTGAGGCTTTAAAATGTCTCAAAGAAGAGGCGATCGCGTTGCTAGGCGAAGAGGATGCCGCTGAGGTCACGCCTTATTTCGACCATATTATCCAAACGCTTGCTTTACCGGGACCGCCTTATTATATGAATGATAAATAA
- the psbD gene encoding photosystem II D2 protein (photosystem q(a) protein) codes for MTIAITRRQPTQGWFRTLDDWLKRERFVFIGWSGLLLFPCAYLAIGGWFTGTTFVTAWYTHGLVSSYLEGCNVLTAAVSTPADSMGHSLLLLWGPEANWNFTRWCQIGGLWTFTALHGALGLMGFMLRQLEIARLVGVRPYNAIAFSAPIAVYVSVFLVYPLFQSSWFFAPSFGIAGIFRFVLFFQGFHNYTNNPFHMMGVAGVLGGALLCAIHGATVQNTIFEDTKSFNTFGGFSPTQEEETYSMVTANRFWSQIFGIAFSNKRWLHFFMLFVPVTGLWMSAIGMVGLAFNLRAYDFVSQELRAAEDPEFETFYTKNILLNEGLRAWMATMDQPHERFQFPDEVLPRGNAAK; via the coding sequence ATGACTATAGCAATTACTCGCAGACAACCAACCCAAGGATGGTTTAGAACGTTAGACGACTGGCTCAAGCGCGAACGCTTTGTCTTCATTGGCTGGTCGGGACTGCTGCTCTTTCCCTGTGCCTATCTAGCAATCGGAGGATGGTTTACTGGCACTACCTTCGTTACCGCTTGGTATACTCACGGGTTAGTCAGCTCTTACCTAGAAGGATGTAACGTCCTGACTGCCGCTGTCTCTACCCCTGCCGACAGCATGGGACATTCCCTGCTGCTGCTGTGGGGACCAGAAGCCAACTGGAACTTTACCCGTTGGTGTCAGATAGGAGGGTTATGGACGTTTACTGCCTTACATGGCGCTTTAGGATTGATGGGCTTCATGCTGCGACAGTTAGAAATTGCCCGTTTGGTAGGAGTGCGACCCTACAACGCGATCGCTTTTAGCGCTCCCATTGCCGTATATGTCAGCGTCTTTTTGGTCTATCCTTTATTCCAATCGAGCTGGTTTTTTGCCCCCAGCTTTGGCATCGCTGGCATTTTTCGTTTCGTTCTTTTCTTCCAAGGCTTCCACAACTATACCAATAACCCCTTCCACATGATGGGAGTAGCTGGCGTTCTCGGAGGCGCTTTATTATGTGCCATTCACGGTGCAACAGTACAAAACACGATCTTTGAAGACACGAAGAGTTTCAATACCTTTGGCGGATTCAGTCCCACTCAAGAAGAAGAAACCTATTCGATGGTGACTGCAAACCGCTTCTGGTCTCAGATCTTTGGCATTGCTTTCTCTAACAAGCGCTGGCTGCACTTCTTTATGTTATTCGTTCCGGTAACTGGCTTATGGATGAGTGCGATCGGCATGGTCGGTTTAGCGTTCAACCTGAGAGCTTATGACTTTGTTTCTCAAGAGTTGCGAGCAGCTGAAGACCCAGAGTTTGAAACTTTCTATACCAAGAACATTCTCTTGAATGAAGGTTTGCGAGCTTGGATGGCAACGATGGATCAACCTCACGAACGCTTCCAGTTCCCCGATGAAGTGCTGCCTCGCGGTAATGCGGCTAAGTAG
- a CDS encoding Photosystem I reaction centre subunit IX / PsaJ — translation MKKFLNYVIAAPVVSTILFAGFSALVAALDRCFPGSLDGTYLRLFFPPTDMNV, via the coding sequence ATGAAGAAGTTTCTGAACTATGTTATTGCCGCTCCAGTAGTTTCTACTATTTTGTTTGCTGGTTTTTCAGCCCTGGTCGCTGCGTTAGATCGCTGTTTCCCCGGTTCGCTGGACGGCACTTATCTTCGACTCTTTTTTCCACCGACAGATATGAATGTTTGA
- the apcD gene encoding allophycocyanin subunit alpha-B, with the protein MSIVTELILNADSEARYPGPKELHIFQDFLKTGEQRLRIAKFLADNEQQLVQNGSARFWERCPVTPSNSGNPRKTASCQRDQGWYIRLIAYSVLAGSEKPLEEIGTIGIKEMYNSLEIPIPNIVVAMQCLKEEAVSMMSEEDAAEVAPYFDYVIQALS; encoded by the coding sequence ATGAGCATCGTCACCGAATTAATTCTCAATGCCGATAGCGAAGCTCGCTATCCTGGTCCCAAAGAGCTACACATCTTCCAAGACTTCTTAAAAACAGGAGAGCAACGGCTTCGGATTGCAAAGTTTCTGGCAGACAACGAACAACAGCTCGTCCAAAATGGCAGTGCCCGGTTCTGGGAACGGTGTCCGGTTACGCCGAGCAACAGCGGCAATCCAAGAAAAACAGCCTCCTGTCAGCGCGATCAAGGCTGGTATATCCGTCTGATTGCCTACTCAGTTTTGGCAGGTAGCGAGAAACCCCTCGAAGAAATAGGCACGATTGGGATTAAAGAGATGTATAACTCCCTGGAGATTCCAATCCCCAATATCGTCGTAGCAATGCAATGCCTCAAAGAAGAAGCCGTATCTATGATGAGTGAGGAGGATGCCGCCGAAGTCGCCCCCTATTTTGACTACGTTATTCAGGCATTGTCCTAA
- a CDS encoding phycobilisome rod-core linker polypeptide, whose protein sequence is MSINASGGSPVVRPQQYQTLPTSLLSQAEQQDRSLRRSELDELLSFFRSGAKLLQIVETLTENADQIVSAGAKRIFWGGNPMDYLEKPIEKIDLPGFGRPVTLAEAALAKEAALDREFKKLQIPSSINPPRNFNPLSDLWENLRGAIQGMLAGDREALPGGFKAINISRYGTVRMKRSMRDLAWFLRYITYAIVAGDGSILTVNARGLRGVIPEDVTVATVVALKEMRWKSLTYFKGDEEASEIIKHYFDVLIDAYQVEKPPVRLRQGVSNDQQGLQLPESYSLSAEARSKFVIKPGFSAAEKQAAIKAAYRQVFECDINRAYGLSLSDLESKVNSGNISMKEFIRALGKSRLYRRQFYEPYAISRVIELAFRHFLGRGLSSLEEFQEHFEIMSKGGLPALVDALVDSEEYADYFGEETVPYLRGLGQEAQECRNWGPQFDLFKHSAPVRKVPQFVTLFANYQKPLSNQHVYGTGNDPLEIQFGAIFPQETRNLAAQPSPYGKDNRRILIGCGLGNGNGHKNGSHLGKAPSLSSRVLKLNGAANGNGNRGANVNLAIHSAEAAIRGAYRQVFGRDVYSGQCLVSAETKLKSGEITMREFVRQLAKSRVFRSLYWDSLYITKAIEYIHRRLLGRPTHGRAEISRYYDLCAKKGFYALIDEIIDSLEYSEAFGEDTVPYERYVTPRGFAMRSLREPAHWSSSQLNRTVSAGTFLAQKMQEKNKTRITAADRNASQTQAQETTLLVTVQEETHEYSQTSDS, encoded by the coding sequence ATGAGTATAAATGCTAGTGGTGGCAGTCCGGTTGTCCGCCCACAACAATATCAAACTTTACCGACTTCTCTACTTTCCCAGGCAGAACAGCAAGATCGTAGCTTAAGACGCAGCGAACTCGATGAATTATTGAGTTTTTTTAGATCTGGTGCCAAGCTGCTGCAAATTGTCGAAACCCTAACCGAGAATGCAGACCAAATTGTCTCGGCTGGTGCCAAGCGCATTTTTTGGGGTGGGAATCCGATGGATTACCTGGAGAAGCCCATAGAAAAGATAGATTTACCGGGGTTTGGGAGGCCGGTAACCCTTGCCGAAGCAGCGCTTGCCAAGGAGGCTGCACTCGATCGCGAATTCAAGAAGCTGCAAATCCCTAGTTCGATAAATCCTCCTCGCAACTTCAATCCCCTCAGCGACTTGTGGGAGAATCTTCGGGGGGCTATTCAAGGCATGTTGGCAGGCGATCGAGAAGCCCTGCCTGGGGGATTCAAAGCTATTAATATCTCTCGCTATGGCACCGTCAGAATGAAAAGGTCGATGCGGGATCTGGCTTGGTTTTTGCGCTACATCACCTATGCGATCGTTGCCGGCGATGGGAGTATTCTAACAGTCAATGCTAGGGGATTGCGGGGAGTCATTCCCGAAGATGTCACGGTGGCTACGGTGGTGGCACTCAAGGAAATGCGCTGGAAGTCTTTGACCTACTTCAAAGGGGATGAGGAAGCCAGCGAAATTATCAAACACTATTTTGATGTATTAATCGACGCCTATCAAGTCGAAAAACCTCCCGTCAGACTCCGGCAAGGGGTATCGAACGACCAGCAGGGATTGCAACTACCCGAAAGTTATTCCCTCAGTGCCGAAGCGCGATCGAAATTTGTCATCAAGCCCGGTTTCTCGGCAGCAGAAAAGCAAGCAGCCATTAAAGCTGCCTACCGACAAGTCTTTGAGTGCGACATTAACCGCGCCTACGGACTATCTTTATCCGACCTCGAATCGAAGGTCAACAGCGGTAACATTTCGATGAAGGAATTTATCCGCGCTTTGGGGAAATCTCGTCTCTACCGCAGACAGTTCTACGAACCTTACGCCATTAGCCGAGTTATAGAACTTGCCTTTCGTCACTTTCTCGGTCGTGGGTTAAGTTCTTTGGAGGAGTTCCAAGAACACTTTGAGATTATGTCAAAAGGCGGTCTGCCTGCATTGGTGGATGCTTTAGTGGATTCTGAAGAATATGCCGATTACTTTGGCGAAGAGACAGTGCCTTACCTGCGGGGTTTGGGTCAAGAAGCTCAAGAATGCCGCAACTGGGGACCCCAGTTCGATCTATTTAAACACAGCGCCCCTGTCCGCAAAGTTCCTCAGTTCGTTACGCTGTTCGCCAATTACCAAAAACCCTTATCCAATCAACACGTCTATGGTACTGGAAACGATCCGCTAGAAATCCAGTTTGGGGCGATCTTTCCCCAAGAAACTCGCAATCTGGCTGCCCAACCCTCACCTTATGGTAAGGATAATCGCCGCATTTTGATTGGTTGCGGTTTGGGAAATGGCAACGGACACAAGAATGGGAGTCATCTAGGAAAAGCACCTTCTTTGAGTTCGAGAGTATTGAAGCTCAATGGTGCTGCGAATGGAAATGGGAATCGAGGCGCAAACGTCAACCTTGCGATCCACTCTGCCGAAGCGGCAATTAGAGGGGCTTACCGACAGGTATTCGGACGGGATGTCTATTCGGGTCAGTGTCTCGTGAGTGCCGAAACCAAGCTTAAAAGCGGCGAAATTACCATGCGAGAGTTTGTGAGACAGTTAGCCAAGTCCCGTGTATTCCGCAGTTTATATTGGGATTCGCTCTATATTACCAAAGCGATCGAATACATCCATCGGCGTTTGTTGGGTCGTCCTACTCACGGGCGAGCAGAAATAAGTCGCTACTACGATCTCTGTGCCAAAAAGGGCTTTTATGCCTTAATCGACGAAATAATTGATAGCCTCGAATACTCAGAAGCTTTTGGAGAAGATACAGTTCCTTACGAGCGGTATGTAACGCCGAGGGGATTTGCCATGCGATCGCTGCGGGAACCCGCCCATTGGTCATCCTCTCAACTGAACCGAACCGTTAGTGCGGGTACGTTTCTAGCTCAAAAAATGCAAGAAAAAAATAAGACTCGCATAACTGCTGCCGATCGTAATGCCAGTCAAACCCAAGCTCAAGAGACAACTCTGCTAGTTACCGTTCAGGAGGAAACCCATGAGTATAGTCAAACAAGTGATTCTTAA
- the psbB gene encoding photosystem II chlorophyll-binding protein CP47 yields the protein MGLPWYRVHTVVLNDPGRLIAVHLMHNALCAGFAGSMLLFELALYDPSDPVLNPMWRQGCFLMPFVARLGVTNSWQGWSITGETFDDPGFWTFETVAIAHIVFSGLEFLAAIWHWVNWDLVTFFDEKTGEPTLDLPRIFGIHLFLAGLLCFGFGAFHLTGIFGPGMWVSDPYGLTGHVQGVAPVWGPEGFNPYNPGGVVAHHIAAGIVGIIGGLFHIVVRPSEGLYRLLRMGNIEGVLASSLAVFFFAGFIASASMWYGTATTPIELWGPTRYQWDRGYFQQEIDRRVQAGLAEGKSLNQAWSAIPPKLAFYDYIGNSPAKGGLFRVGRMVDGDGLATGWLGHPVFKDGEGRELTVRRMPNFFETFPVVMTDKDGVVRADIPFRRTDAKYSIDQTGVTVSFYGGLLDGQTISDPALVKQYARKAQLGEPFDFDRQAYNSDGVFRTSNRGWFAFFHACFALVWFFGHVWHGARTLFRDVFAGINPDLDEEQVEFGVWQKVGDVTSRKRQVA from the coding sequence ATGGGACTACCTTGGTATCGCGTCCATACAGTGGTTTTAAACGACCCAGGACGACTCATTGCCGTCCATCTGATGCACAATGCCCTCTGTGCGGGTTTTGCTGGTTCGATGCTTTTGTTTGAGCTAGCTTTGTACGATCCCAGCGATCCAGTTCTCAACCCCATGTGGCGGCAGGGATGTTTCTTAATGCCTTTTGTGGCACGACTGGGGGTAACGAACTCCTGGCAGGGCTGGAGCATTACGGGCGAAACCTTTGACGATCCGGGTTTCTGGACATTTGAAACCGTCGCGATCGCTCATATCGTCTTTTCCGGTCTCGAATTCCTGGCTGCTATCTGGCATTGGGTTAACTGGGATCTCGTCACCTTTTTTGACGAAAAAACTGGCGAGCCAACTTTGGATTTGCCCAGAATCTTTGGCATTCATCTATTTTTAGCAGGTTTACTCTGTTTTGGTTTCGGAGCTTTTCATTTGACCGGTATTTTTGGTCCGGGGATGTGGGTTTCAGACCCTTATGGTCTCACAGGTCACGTACAAGGCGTTGCCCCCGTCTGGGGACCGGAAGGCTTTAATCCTTACAACCCTGGCGGCGTGGTCGCTCACCACATTGCGGCGGGGATTGTCGGCATTATCGGCGGACTATTTCATATTGTCGTTCGACCCTCAGAAGGACTCTATCGACTCCTGCGGATGGGAAATATAGAAGGCGTACTTGCCAGTTCTCTTGCTGTCTTCTTTTTCGCGGGTTTTATCGCCAGTGCCAGCATGTGGTACGGGACTGCCACCACTCCTATCGAATTGTGGGGGCCGACACGCTATCAGTGGGATCGAGGTTACTTCCAGCAAGAGATTGACAGGCGGGTGCAAGCTGGCTTAGCTGAAGGAAAAAGCCTTAACCAAGCCTGGTCGGCGATTCCTCCCAAGCTGGCTTTCTACGACTATATCGGCAACAGTCCTGCTAAGGGGGGTCTGTTCCGAGTCGGTCGCATGGTCGATGGCGATGGACTTGCTACGGGTTGGTTAGGGCATCCCGTCTTTAAAGACGGCGAAGGTCGGGAATTGACCGTGAGGCGCATGCCTAATTTCTTCGAAACTTTCCCCGTAGTGATGACCGATAAAGATGGGGTCGTTCGGGCAGATATTCCTTTCCGGCGCACCGACGCTAAGTATAGCATCGACCAAACCGGAGTCACGGTGAGTTTTTACGGCGGTCTTCTCGACGGTCAAACCATTAGCGATCCCGCATTGGTGAAGCAATATGCTCGTAAGGCTCAACTCGGCGAACCGTTTGACTTCGACCGCCAAGCCTACAATTCCGATGGCGTATTCCGAACCAGTAACCGAGGCTGGTTTGCCTTTTTCCACGCATGTTTTGCGCTGGTCTGGTTTTTTGGGCACGTCTGGCACGGAGCGCGCACCCTCTTCCGAGATGTTTTTGCTGGCATCAATCCAGACCTTGATGAAGAGCAAGTAGAATTTGGCGTCTGGCAAAAAGTGGGAGATGTTACCTCGCGCAAACGGCAAGTTGCTTAG
- the apcD gene encoding allophycocyanin subunit alpha-B, whose protein sequence is MSIITRSIANADREARYLNLGELNAIRNFYEGGKNRLRIAQILTANEESIIARGSQKFWKRCPDTPSNTGNATFRASCMRDQGWYIRLITYAIVVGDIEPLEKTGIKGVREMYESLEIPLRNVVECMRCLKEVTLEMLSLEDAAEVAPYFDYLIQGMMP, encoded by the coding sequence ATGAGTATTATTACTCGCTCTATTGCGAACGCCGATCGCGAAGCTCGCTATCTCAACCTCGGAGAATTAAATGCCATTCGCAATTTTTATGAAGGAGGAAAAAATCGACTCCGGATCGCTCAGATTCTGACAGCAAACGAAGAAAGCATTATCGCAAGAGGGAGTCAAAAATTCTGGAAGCGATGTCCCGATACACCCAGCAATACTGGCAACGCAACCTTTCGCGCCTCCTGCATGCGAGATCAAGGTTGGTATATCCGCCTAATTACTTATGCGATCGTAGTGGGGGATATAGAACCCTTAGAAAAAACTGGCATCAAAGGCGTAAGGGAAATGTATGAATCCCTAGAAATTCCTCTCAGAAATGTCGTTGAATGCATGCGTTGCCTCAAAGAAGTGACTCTAGAGATGCTGTCGTTAGAAGATGCTGCTGAGGTAGCGCCTTATTTTGATTATTTGATACAAGGAATGATGCCTTAA
- a CDS encoding D-alanyl-D-alanine carboxypeptidase family protein: protein MDEIPEALRDSPKSKQSSRPLPLFLIGFSLGLGMLAIVVGVLLFRSPAKVPQKSAATVTPTPTTPAPTPTSKPVENVLGHLPYEEAPESELKAITPDGRIRMRLAAAEAFLQLQAAARADGIILTPISGFRSVREQNRLFFEVKQQRNQEASKRAEVSAPPGYSEHHTGYAIDLGDGRSPATNLSVSFEKTPAFRWLKNNANRYSFELSFPPNNPQGVSYEPWHWRYVGDRKSLETFYKARELKQPIDNSQ, encoded by the coding sequence ATGGACGAGATTCCAGAGGCGTTGCGAGACAGCCCAAAAAGCAAACAATCGTCGCGACCGTTGCCGCTATTTCTCATTGGCTTCTCATTGGGACTGGGGATGCTAGCGATTGTCGTAGGAGTATTGTTGTTTCGTTCTCCCGCTAAAGTGCCCCAAAAGTCTGCTGCCACCGTTACCCCTACCCCAACCACCCCTGCGCCAACGCCAACTAGCAAACCAGTGGAAAACGTTTTGGGTCATCTTCCTTATGAAGAAGCCCCCGAATCGGAGTTGAAAGCGATAACGCCCGACGGTCGCATTCGCATGCGCTTGGCGGCAGCAGAGGCATTCTTGCAATTACAGGCAGCAGCAAGAGCGGATGGCATTATTTTGACTCCTATTTCCGGATTTCGTTCGGTTAGAGAACAAAATCGTCTTTTTTTTGAAGTCAAGCAACAGCGCAATCAAGAAGCAAGTAAGCGAGCAGAAGTTAGCGCTCCTCCCGGTTATAGCGAACATCACACGGGTTACGCGATCGATCTTGGCGATGGGCGATCGCCCGCAACTAATCTCAGCGTTAGTTTTGAGAAAACCCCTGCCTTTCGCTGGCTAAAAAACAACGCCAATCGCTACAGTTTTGAATTGTCCTTTCCACCCAATAATCCTCAAGGAGTGAGTTATGAACCCTGGCACTGGCGATATGTCGGCGATCGCAAGAGCCTAGAAACTTTTTATAAAGCCAGAGAACTCAAACAACCGATCGACAACAGTCAATAA
- the psbH gene encoding photosystem II reaction center phosphoprotein PsbH, whose protein sequence is MQVRKFAPKKVAPLQYFFKRFNSQAGKVIPGWGTTPLMLALMLLFFFFLLMLLEIVNASIQLEGIDVDWKSLSY, encoded by the coding sequence ATGCAAGTACGAAAATTTGCTCCCAAAAAAGTTGCTCCCTTGCAATATTTTTTCAAGCGCTTTAATTCCCAAGCAGGCAAGGTAATTCCTGGCTGGGGAACTACGCCTCTGATGTTGGCTTTGATGCTGTTGTTTTTCTTCTTTTTGTTGATGCTGCTCGAGATTGTCAATGCCTCGATTCAATTGGAAGGGATTGACGTGGATTGGAAAAGCTTGAGCTATTAA
- a CDS encoding SWIM zinc finger family protein, with product MIQNSEFTIGNSPWWVQRWLELLDSYRFKKRLERARIYAREGNVLNIEFEGAKVLAKVQGSEPEPYQVSLSLDPFTDEDWNYVIYTLSQKAIFSAQLLAGEMPDKIEEVFTANGLSLFPFTLSDIHSRCNCPDKANPCKHIGAVYYQLGDRFSEDPFVLFQLRGRTKEQILEALRQLRSQESAVEAGLSRNSTDLPTVNVENPPVQKPEIGKKPQKTSNIEQFWQYDEPLDSSLVAIVPPADGKTVLNLLGRIPLAYADAQAVEQYLEQVYRTASQQAIVSALSSD from the coding sequence ATGATTCAAAATTCAGAATTTACGATTGGCAATTCTCCCTGGTGGGTACAGCGTTGGTTAGAATTGCTCGATTCCTACCGTTTTAAAAAACGCCTGGAAAGAGCCAGAATTTATGCCAGGGAAGGAAACGTCCTCAATATCGAATTTGAAGGGGCTAAGGTTTTGGCAAAGGTACAGGGAAGCGAACCAGAACCCTATCAAGTCTCCCTCTCCCTCGATCCGTTTACCGATGAAGACTGGAATTACGTCATATATACTCTGTCTCAAAAAGCAATTTTTTCTGCTCAATTGTTGGCGGGAGAAATGCCCGACAAGATTGAAGAAGTTTTTACCGCCAATGGATTGAGTTTGTTTCCCTTTACCCTATCGGATATTCATTCCCGCTGTAACTGTCCCGATAAAGCCAATCCCTGCAAGCATATCGGTGCGGTTTACTATCAATTGGGCGATCGCTTTAGCGAAGATCCGTTCGTTCTCTTTCAACTCCGAGGACGCACAAAAGAACAGATTCTCGAAGCCCTCCGGCAGCTAAGGAGTCAGGAGTCAGCCGTAGAGGCGGGTTTATCTAGAAACTCAACCGACTTACCGACAGTTAATGTGGAAAACCCGCCCGTCCAGAAGCCAGAAATTGGTAAAAAACCCCAAAAAACAAGTAATATCGAACAATTCTGGCAATATGACGAGCCGCTAGACTCTTCGCTGGTGGCAATCGTTCCTCCCGCTGACGGTAAAACTGTCCTCAATCTTTTGGGCAGGATTCCGTTAGCCTATGCTGACGCGCAGGCGGTAGAGCAATACTTAGAGCAAGTTTATCGAACCGCAAGCCAACAAGCGATCGTGTCTGCCTTGAGCAGCGATTAA
- the leuD gene encoding 3-isopropylmalate dehydratase small subunit, protein MSKSERISGRGIPLVGDDIDTDRIIPARFLRCVTFDGLGAQVFADDRAQASGQHPFDLPQYQGANILVVNANFGCGSSREHAPQAIIKWGIQAIVGESFAEIFFGNCVANGVPCLIAEPKAIERLQALLRENPQASMSVDLETMQVRCGDFSAPVFMDEGSRQMLMSGTWDSCGQLIQDTDQIRATASKLPYLVWVS, encoded by the coding sequence ATGAGCAAGAGTGAACGGATTTCAGGACGAGGAATTCCTTTAGTTGGAGATGATATTGATACCGATCGCATTATTCCCGCGCGTTTTTTGCGCTGCGTGACCTTTGACGGGCTAGGAGCGCAGGTTTTTGCCGACGATCGCGCCCAAGCTAGCGGACAGCATCCCTTCGATCTACCTCAATACCAAGGTGCCAATATCTTAGTCGTCAACGCTAACTTTGGCTGCGGGTCTTCGCGAGAACACGCTCCCCAAGCGATTATCAAATGGGGAATTCAAGCGATCGTCGGCGAAAGTTTTGCTGAAATCTTTTTTGGCAATTGCGTGGCGAATGGCGTTCCTTGCCTTATCGCAGAACCGAAGGCGATCGAACGACTACAAGCGTTGCTACGAGAAAATCCCCAAGCTTCTATGTCCGTCGATCTAGAAACCATGCAAGTTCGCTGCGGAGATTTTAGCGCTCCCGTTTTTATGGATGAAGGTTCGCGGCAAATGCTGATGTCGGGAACCTGGGATAGCTGCGGACAACTGATCCAAGATACCGACCAAATTCGAGCCACAGCCTCAAAATTGCCCTATCTAGTCTGGGTAAGCTAA
- a CDS encoding allophycocyanin subunit beta apoprotein gives MQDAITSAINAFDVQGRYLDDDAIAKLRGYFQSGTMRAKAATVIGANAKSIITKTVAKSLMYTDITAPGGNMYTCRRYAACIRDLDYFLRYATYAMLAGDPSILDERILNGLRETYNSLGVPISATVRALQAMKEVTADIVGPDAGKEMGVYFDHICSGLS, from the coding sequence ATGCAAGACGCAATTACTTCTGCAATCAATGCCTTTGACGTTCAAGGTCGCTATCTAGACGACGACGCGATCGCAAAGCTGCGGGGCTATTTCCAAAGCGGCACCATGCGAGCCAAGGCAGCTACGGTTATTGGGGCCAATGCCAAGTCTATCATCACTAAGACCGTAGCAAAGTCTCTGATGTACACAGATATCACTGCTCCTGGCGGCAATATGTATACCTGCCGTCGCTATGCTGCTTGCATCCGCGACTTGGATTACTTTCTTCGCTATGCAACCTATGCCATGCTTGCAGGCGACCCCTCGATTCTCGACGAGCGCATCCTCAATGGACTGAGGGAAACTTATAACTCTCTAGGCGTTCCTATTAGTGCAACGGTAAGAGCATTACAGGCGATGAAGGAAGTGACTGCCGATATCGTAGGGCCGGATGCTGGCAAGGAGATGGGCGTCTACTTCGACCACATTTGCTCTGGCTTGAGTTAA